Proteins from a single region of Lentimicrobium saccharophilum:
- a CDS encoding alpha-amylase family glycosyl hydrolase — protein sequence MAHFKSGLWLTLWIIAFTFPANAQLIVTTPAFPADVDEVEVIFNASLGNGGLAGYTGEVYAHTGVITDLSSSPSDWKYVKTNWGQNTPATLLERIGDDLYKLTIGPSIRQYYNVPASETILQLAFVFRSGVKVNNQWLEGKTETGGDIFAEVYPDGLFTRFNFPVASALLSEPGEEIIIESVSNEADSMFLFINESLTKSVAGNNLLDTIISPESGKNYVKILAKNQFETAVDSFYFYVRQPAIIQELPGGIIDGINYINDSTVTLCLYAPFKEHVFVIGDFNNWEFEDEGYLFRTPDEKRYWITLNNLEAGKEYIFQYLVDGNIRIGDPYAEKVSDPWNDKYISQTSYPGILSYPATKTTGVATVLQTSKTPYTWEVDNFQAPPKSELIVYELLVRDFVAKHDYQTLIDTLDYLKRLGINAIELMPFSEFEGNSSWGYNPNFYFAPDKYYGPENDLRRFIDECHKQGIAVIMDMVLNHSFGTSPMVMLYWDAANNRPAENNPWFNPVPKHDFNVGFDFNHESPDTKELVNRVVKFWIENYKIDGYRFDLSKGFTQKNTLNNTTAWGLYDASRIAIWKAIADTIWSVNPNAYVILEHFAENAEEKVLANYGMMIWGKMSDEYANAAKGSSTSNNFNWASYKARGWDEPNLISYMESHDEERIMYRILKEGSVANPAYRTRDTTIALQRVQLANVFHYMIPGPKMLWQFGELGYDISIDFNGRTGEKPIKWNYTQDYRRRTLKNIVSSLIKLRQSHEVFSTTDFTLALSGYQKKIQLNHPDMKVLVIGNFDVYPGSMVPGFPETGKWYEYFTGDSLSVTSVSDAIELRAGEYRLYTNVRLTKPETGLGIGETDETNVVIADFPYPNPLNEGQLIVPFYLFEDTDMEISVTDLSGRIVSQIYSGRLSAGEHRLKWNAAADIKPGIYIVTARTPSFSKSFRVVLQ from the coding sequence ATGGCGCACTTTAAATCCGGCCTTTGGCTGACCTTATGGATAATTGCCTTCACATTTCCGGCAAACGCACAACTGATCGTTACCACCCCTGCCTTTCCGGCCGATGTCGATGAGGTGGAAGTTATATTCAATGCTTCACTTGGCAATGGGGGACTGGCCGGTTATACCGGCGAGGTATATGCCCATACGGGGGTAATCACTGATTTGAGTTCAAGCCCTTCTGACTGGAAATATGTAAAAACCAACTGGGGGCAGAACACACCTGCCACCCTACTCGAAAGAATCGGTGATGATCTTTACAAACTCACAATCGGCCCTTCCATCAGACAGTATTATAATGTACCGGCCTCGGAAACCATCCTCCAGCTGGCATTTGTTTTCAGAAGCGGTGTTAAGGTAAATAACCAGTGGCTCGAGGGGAAAACAGAAACAGGGGGTGACATATTTGCAGAAGTCTATCCGGACGGGCTTTTTACACGGTTCAACTTTCCGGTCGCAAGTGCACTGCTATCGGAACCCGGGGAGGAAATCATCATTGAATCTGTTTCAAATGAAGCCGATTCCATGTTTTTGTTTATCAATGAATCCCTTACAAAATCAGTTGCCGGAAATAATTTGCTTGATACCATAATATCCCCGGAGTCAGGGAAAAACTATGTTAAAATACTGGCAAAAAATCAGTTCGAAACCGCTGTTGATTCATTCTATTTTTATGTCCGGCAACCTGCGATCATACAGGAACTGCCAGGTGGAATTATTGACGGGATAAATTACATCAACGATTCGACGGTCACATTGTGCCTCTACGCCCCATTCAAAGAGCATGTATTCGTAATCGGAGATTTCAACAATTGGGAATTTGAAGACGAAGGATACCTGTTCCGCACACCTGATGAAAAAAGATACTGGATTACCTTAAACAATCTTGAAGCGGGAAAAGAATATATTTTTCAGTATCTGGTCGACGGGAACATCAGGATCGGAGATCCATATGCAGAAAAAGTATCCGATCCCTGGAATGACAAGTATATCAGCCAGACTTCCTATCCGGGCATTCTGAGTTATCCTGCAACCAAAACAACAGGGGTGGCTACGGTGCTGCAAACATCAAAAACACCATATACGTGGGAGGTGGATAACTTCCAGGCACCTCCGAAATCTGAACTTATAGTTTATGAACTACTGGTCAGGGATTTTGTTGCCAAACACGATTACCAAACACTTATTGACACGCTGGATTACCTGAAAAGACTGGGCATCAACGCAATAGAATTAATGCCGTTCAGCGAGTTTGAAGGCAATTCCAGCTGGGGATACAACCCGAATTTCTATTTTGCCCCCGATAAATACTATGGACCGGAAAATGATCTCAGACGCTTTATAGATGAATGTCACAAACAGGGGATTGCCGTGATTATGGATATGGTGCTTAACCATTCATTCGGGACTTCTCCGATGGTAATGCTCTATTGGGATGCAGCAAATAATCGTCCTGCTGAAAATAATCCCTGGTTCAACCCGGTACCAAAGCATGATTTTAATGTCGGATTCGATTTCAATCATGAGAGCCCTGACACTAAAGAACTGGTTAACAGGGTAGTGAAATTCTGGATCGAGAACTATAAAATAGATGGCTACCGGTTTGATCTTTCAAAAGGGTTTACGCAAAAAAACACCCTGAACAATACTACCGCCTGGGGACTTTATGATGCTTCGCGAATAGCTATCTGGAAAGCAATCGCCGACACCATCTGGTCTGTCAACCCAAATGCTTATGTTATTCTGGAACATTTTGCCGAAAATGCCGAGGAGAAGGTGCTGGCCAATTATGGCATGATGATCTGGGGCAAAATGAGCGATGAATATGCCAACGCCGCCAAAGGCAGTTCCACCAGCAACAATTTCAACTGGGCTTCATACAAAGCCAGGGGATGGGATGAGCCTAATCTGATTTCATATATGGAAAGCCATGACGAAGAAAGAATCATGTACCGTATCCTGAAAGAGGGCAGCGTGGCAAATCCGGCATACAGGACACGCGATACAACCATCGCCCTTCAACGTGTTCAACTGGCCAATGTATTTCATTATATGATTCCCGGGCCAAAAATGCTCTGGCAGTTTGGTGAGTTGGGCTATGATATCAGCATCGATTTCAACGGACGTACAGGAGAAAAGCCTATAAAATGGAATTACACACAGGATTACCGGAGAAGGACGCTTAAAAACATTGTCTCATCATTAATTAAACTGCGACAGAGTCACGAGGTGTTCAGCACCACCGATTTCACCCTTGCGCTCAGCGGATATCAGAAAAAAATACAACTGAATCACCCTGATATGAAGGTGTTGGTAATTGGCAATTTTGATGTTTATCCGGGATCAATGGTTCCCGGTTTCCCGGAAACGGGGAAATGGTACGAGTATTTCACAGGGGATTCCCTATCCGTGACCTCCGTATCCGATGCCATTGAGCTCAGGGCAGGCGAATACAGGCTTTATACCAATGTGCGCCTTACCAAACCGGAAACAGGCCTTGGTATCGGAGAAACCGATGAAACAAATGTGGTTATTGCTGACTTCCCGTACCCTAATCCATTGAATGAAGGACAGTTAATAGTTCCGTTTTACCTGTTCGAAGATACAGATATGGAGATCAGTGTTACTGATCTGTCGGGAAGAATCGTCAGCCAAATATACTCAGGAAGGCTCAGCGCCGGGGAACACCGGTTAAAGTGGAATGCCGCTGCAGATATTAAACCGGGGATATATATAGTAACAGCAAGGACGCCATCGTTTTCAAAATCTTTCAGGGTTGTTTTGCAATAA
- a CDS encoding sensor histidine kinase translates to MELNFTIISWILLGTFISSGGIAIYSHLKGYSNHQIYFTLLMLMIAEWSLMSTLESASITIHAKVFWSKLEYIGAMTSPVFFLRYAIGIAEIRNHWLTKKYWLFWLIPFFVLILTAINELHYLTWIRFTWSEAGNNILTYHHGPVFYAGMAYSLALVLFAQILIIKALPDLPATFKRQAWSIIIACIFPFTAALIYATGHTPLEGLNITILSFSISGMVLLFGITRYRMFDIAPFARRRLTEILNDAILLVDSDLKIIYHNPAASELLQLGSKYFYSDLRKVGWLHDACFSHLENDREDKEILTNTSDNEWYNIKIIRILDDRGSFQANLLMIRNISAKKRLEIQTSRLNEELTMSHKRLLAINSQKDKIMSIIGHDLKTPFHQIISLSHILKEGIDDFSKEDILSLLDDMSHASENGMKTLQDLLNWANGQRENVVVNFRNLHLYPLIDSIIQSLRLSAAAKQLGFITNIAEDARIYADEKMVTVAFRNLLSNAIKFSRQGGKITITYVKLDEGAQILFTDEGIGIEEKDLKKLFAGGINDSRPGTNGETGSGLGLMLCREMIHNNNGSIEVNSQPGKGTTFTVILPVPSNNVTLESIISN, encoded by the coding sequence ATGGAACTTAATTTTACAATCATCTCCTGGATACTGCTTGGAACGTTCATCAGCTCCGGAGGAATTGCAATTTATAGTCATCTGAAAGGATATTCTAATCATCAGATCTATTTCACCCTGCTGATGCTTATGATTGCTGAATGGTCTCTGATGTCGACGCTTGAATCAGCCTCAATAACCATCCATGCCAAGGTTTTCTGGTCAAAACTTGAGTACATTGGCGCAATGACGTCACCGGTTTTTTTTCTGCGCTATGCCATAGGAATAGCCGAAATAAGAAACCATTGGCTGACTAAAAAGTATTGGTTATTCTGGCTGATCCCTTTTTTTGTCTTAATTCTCACGGCAATCAATGAATTACATTATCTTACGTGGATCAGGTTCACCTGGAGTGAGGCTGGAAACAATATCCTCACTTACCATCATGGTCCGGTGTTCTACGCTGGCATGGCCTACTCGCTGGCACTTGTCCTGTTTGCTCAGATTCTGATTATCAAAGCACTTCCGGATTTGCCCGCAACATTTAAAAGACAGGCATGGTCCATCATCATCGCCTGCATTTTCCCGTTTACTGCCGCCCTGATTTATGCTACCGGTCACACTCCGCTTGAAGGACTGAATATTACCATTTTAAGCTTCAGTATTTCCGGCATGGTCCTTCTTTTCGGCATTACCAGATACCGAATGTTTGACATTGCCCCGTTTGCAAGAAGGAGGCTGACAGAAATTTTAAATGATGCTATACTATTGGTAGATAGTGATCTGAAAATTATTTACCATAATCCGGCCGCTTCAGAATTGCTGCAATTAGGTTCGAAATATTTTTACAGCGACCTCAGAAAGGTTGGATGGCTGCATGATGCTTGCTTTTCTCATCTTGAGAATGACAGAGAGGATAAAGAAATATTAACCAATACCTCAGACAATGAATGGTATAACATCAAGATAATCAGAATATTGGATGACCGGGGCTCCTTTCAGGCTAACCTGTTGATGATCAGAAATATAAGCGCAAAAAAAAGACTTGAAATACAAACATCCAGGCTTAATGAAGAATTAACCATGTCACACAAAAGGCTTTTGGCAATTAATAGTCAAAAGGATAAGATTATGTCGATCATCGGTCACGATCTCAAAACTCCCTTTCACCAGATTATTAGTCTCTCGCATATATTAAAGGAAGGTATTGATGATTTTTCCAAAGAGGATATTCTGTCCCTGCTGGATGATATGTCACATGCTTCTGAAAATGGAATGAAAACGCTGCAGGATCTGTTAAACTGGGCCAACGGACAGAGGGAAAACGTAGTTGTAAATTTCCGGAATTTGCATTTATATCCCTTAATAGACAGTATCATCCAAAGCCTTCGCTTATCAGCCGCTGCAAAGCAACTCGGGTTTATCACCAACATCGCTGAAGACGCCCGGATTTACGCGGATGAGAAAATGGTCACTGTCGCTTTCCGGAACTTATTGTCGAATGCCATAAAATTCTCCCGGCAGGGTGGGAAAATAACCATTACCTATGTAAAACTGGATGAAGGGGCACAAATACTTTTTACCGACGAAGGCATCGGAATTGAAGAAAAAGATTTAAAAAAACTTTTTGCAGGAGGTATAAATGATTCCCGGCCCGGCACTAACGGAGAAACCGGAAGCGGATTGGGGCTGATGCTTTGCAGGGAAATGATTCATAATAACAATGGAAGCATAGAAGTTAACAGCCAGCCCGGGAAGGGCACTACCTTCACGGTTATTTTGCCTGTGCCTTCAAATAATGTCACTCTGGAAAGCATTATTAGCAATTAG